In the Pithys albifrons albifrons isolate INPA30051 chromosome 3, PitAlb_v1, whole genome shotgun sequence genome, one interval contains:
- the EOGT gene encoding EGF domain-specific O-linked N-acetylglucosamine transferase, producing the protein MFMLLVFGLLLQEILANSQAKNPTEFINVPEEPLYNYQSINLPDEHIPYFLHNNQDVADICKQDALCPYKKHLKKLKSCWGYEKSCRSDNRFSYPVCDYVETGWASDIETAQQIFWKQADFGYVGERLSEMKTHCKPAATGDSSLTCSQFLQHCRATNLYIDLRTVKRNHDRFKEDFFQKGQIGGHCTLNVKAFLAEGQRKSPLQSWFAELQTFTALDFKPLEDEKCDIVIEKPTYFMKLDAGVNMYHHFCDFVNLYITQHINNSFSTDVNIVMWDTSSYGYGDLFSETWKAFTDYEIIHLKTFDSKRVCFKEAVFSLLPRMRYGLFYNTPLISGCHATGLFRAFSQHVLHRLNITQEGPKDGKIRVTILARSTDYRKILNQNELVNALKTVSTLEVKVVDYKYKELEFSEQLRITHNSDIFIGMHGAGLTHLLFLPDWAVVFELYNCEDERCYLDLARLRGIHYITWRKRNKVFPQDRGHHPTLGEHPKFTNYSFDVEEFMYLVLLAANHVSQHSKWPFRVKHDEF; encoded by the exons ATGTTTATGTTGCTTGTGTTTGGATTGCTACTGCAAGAAATTCTGGCTAATTCCCAAGCTAAAAATCCTACTGAATTCATAAATGTTCCAGAGGAGCCATTATATAACTACCAATCTATTAATTTGCCAGATGAGCATATTCCATACTTCCTGCACAATAACCAGGATGTTGCTGACATCTGTAAGCAGGATGCTCTTTGCCCATATAAA AAACACTTGAAGAAACTAAAATCCTGCTGGGGTTATGAGAAATCTTGCAGATCAGATAACAGGTTCAGTTACCCAGTGTGTGATTATGTTGAAACTGGATG GGCAAGTGACATTGAGACAGCCCAGCAGATATTTTGGAAACAAGCTGATTTTGGTTACGTTGGAGAGAGGCTCAGTGAAATGAAGACCCATTGTAAGCCTGCAGCAACA GGGGATTCATCTCTCACCTGTTCCCAGTtccttcagcactgcagagcaacAAACCTGTACATTGATTTACGGACTGTAAAGAGAAACCACGACAG ATTCAAAGAAGACTTTTTCCAGAAGGGGCAAATTGGAGGTCATTGCACCCTCAACGTTAAAGCATTTTTGGCTGAAGGTCAGCGCAAGAGCCCTCTGCAGTCTTG GTTTGCAGAACTCCAGACATTTACTGCATTGGACTTCAAGCCTCTAGAAGATGAAAAGTGTGACATTGTTATTGAAAAACCAACGTACTTCATGAAATTAGATGCAG gTGTTAATATGTACCATCACTTCTGTGATTTCGTCAATCTTTACATTACCCAACATATCAATAATTCCTTCAGTACTGATGTCAACATAGTCATGTGGGACACT AGCTCATATGGCTACGGTGACCTGTTCAGTGAGACATGGAAGGCATTTACTGACTATGAAATAATACACTTGAAAACCTTTGACTCTAAAAGG GTGTGCTTTAAAGAAGCAGTGTTCTCATTACTGCCTCGGATGCGATACGGCCTGTTCTATAACACTCCACTG atctCTGGCTGTCATGCTACAGGGCTGTTCAGAGCGTTTTCTCAGCATGTGTTGCACAGGTTAAATATTACACAAGAAGGGCCCAAG gATGGGAAAATTCGAGTCACCATACTTGCACGCAGTACAGAttacaggaaaatattaaacCAGAATGAG CTTGTGAATGCTTTGAAAACAGTATCAACGCTGGAGGTCAAAGTGGTGGACTACAAGTACAA AGAACTTGAGTTTTCAGAGCAACTGAGAATCACCCACAACTCTGATATATTCATTGGGATGCACGGAGCAGGACTGACCCATCTGCTCTTTCTACCAGACTGGGCTGTTGTTTTTGAGCT ATATAATTGTGAAGATGAACGTTGTTACCTGGATCTGGCAAGGCTGAGAGGCATTCATTACATCACTTGGAGGAAAAGGAATAAAGTATTCCCTCAGGATCGG GGACACCACCCAACACTGGGAGAACATCCAAAATTTACAAACTACTCCTTTGATGTAGAAGAATTTATGTATTTGGTGCTTCTGGCTGCAAATCATGTTTCACAGCATTCCAAGTGGCCATTTAGGGTAAAACATGATGAATTCTAA